One Aneurinibacillus migulanus genomic region harbors:
- a CDS encoding dihydrofolate reductase yields MLSMIVAMDVKRGIGKENKLLWHISEDLQYFKKLTSDRTVIMGRKTFESIGKPLPRRTNVILTRDVSYKAEGCLVYHSVDDVLSQYIKKEKEEVFIIGGEEIYRLFLPYADRLYITQVDGNFHADTFFPAVSSDEWELTSRQKGTQDTPCTYYFEIYDRKASESPRVHR; encoded by the coding sequence ATGCTATCAATGATTGTAGCTATGGATGTAAAGAGAGGAATAGGCAAAGAGAATAAGTTGTTGTGGCATATCTCAGAGGATCTGCAATATTTTAAAAAGCTCACAAGCGATCGGACTGTAATTATGGGAAGAAAAACTTTTGAATCGATTGGGAAGCCGCTTCCTAGAAGAACGAATGTCATCTTAACGAGGGATGTATCCTACAAAGCAGAAGGGTGCCTTGTTTATCATTCGGTTGATGATGTCCTCTCGCAATATATAAAGAAAGAGAAAGAAGAAGTTTTCATTATCGGTGGAGAAGAAATCTATCGCTTATTTTTGCCTTATGCAGATAGGCTGTACATTACACAGGTAGATGGAAATTTCCACGCAGATACATTCTTTCCGGCCGTATCAAGTGATGAATGGGAATTAACATCTCGACAAAAAGGAACACAGGACACGCCGTGCACGTATTATTTTGAGATATATGATAGAAAAGCGTCAGAATCTCCGAGAGTACATAGGTAA
- a CDS encoding sigma-54-dependent Fis family transcriptional regulator, with product MTRPTDTWLKKSWERSQRYKVDPSAAKYAILEDIEFKQYRKQKEMFLREINPTLERLSSWLKASHSIAAISDNEGYILESIGDPMFLQDTEKIHVRKGACWSEHARGTNSAGTAIVEQKPIAVVGKEHYLETNHMLYCTASPIFDPAGNLLAALNISGYRDKYHPSLLGIVDAIARELEDWILIQRSNKQLLLTLQSEHENKHRALITVNAEGVLTGANREARGLLQLSGETIGHVELSELFSGVQPLLFQSGKIHTRTPVTLCSKINEHNRLLGSVLFDTRPSFHTSPKKRRQNSGETNRTVPCTFGNLYGTDNRFLNAIRLAKKAAATDYTILITGESGTGKDMVSQAIHEESRRSGNPFVAINCGAVTKSLLESELFGYEAGAFTGARQSGQPGKFELAHGGTLFLDEIAEMPPEMQVALLRVLQNFTITRIGGSKSVQLDVRIIAATHTDLWGKVQDGSFRADLFYRLQGIHIMLPPLREREDRLQIARFLLRNVQEELQKESLSLSLATEQLIKTYVWPGNIRQMFAALREAAFLADSDVIEPAHFPSYILSEYAAYYNTTDGLLKQSENHIIMEALKKTEGNISQAALALGIGRSTLYRKLKKLAISDDFT from the coding sequence GTGACAAGACCAACTGATACCTGGCTAAAAAAATCATGGGAACGCAGTCAACGGTACAAGGTAGACCCATCAGCAGCCAAGTATGCCATACTGGAGGACATTGAATTCAAGCAATATAGGAAACAAAAAGAAATGTTTCTTCGGGAAATTAATCCAACGCTCGAACGCTTGTCCAGTTGGTTGAAAGCTTCTCACTCCATTGCAGCGATTTCTGATAATGAAGGATACATTCTGGAAAGCATTGGCGATCCTATGTTTTTACAAGATACGGAAAAAATTCATGTACGTAAAGGTGCCTGCTGGTCTGAACATGCACGGGGCACGAATTCGGCGGGAACAGCCATTGTCGAACAAAAACCGATCGCTGTAGTAGGTAAGGAGCATTATTTGGAGACAAATCACATGCTATACTGTACAGCCTCGCCCATTTTCGATCCGGCAGGTAATCTCCTCGCCGCACTTAACATAAGCGGGTATCGCGATAAGTACCATCCTTCTCTTCTTGGAATCGTAGACGCTATCGCAAGAGAGTTAGAGGATTGGATTCTTATCCAGCGTTCCAATAAACAGTTACTTCTTACACTTCAATCAGAACATGAAAACAAGCACCGGGCGCTCATTACGGTAAACGCCGAGGGCGTTTTAACCGGAGCGAACCGCGAGGCACGAGGGCTGCTACAGCTTTCCGGCGAAACCATCGGACATGTGGAGCTTTCAGAGCTGTTTTCCGGTGTTCAGCCGCTTCTTTTCCAATCTGGTAAAATACATACACGCACGCCTGTTACACTTTGCAGTAAAATAAACGAACATAATCGATTGCTAGGCTCCGTGTTATTTGATACACGCCCTTCTTTTCATACGTCTCCTAAAAAGCGCAGACAAAATTCTGGAGAAACAAATAGAACAGTTCCGTGTACATTTGGTAATTTATACGGTACTGATAACCGTTTTCTGAACGCTATTCGTCTAGCAAAGAAGGCAGCAGCAACAGATTATACGATCCTTATTACTGGTGAGAGCGGTACTGGAAAAGATATGGTCAGTCAGGCAATTCACGAAGAAAGCAGGCGATCGGGCAATCCGTTTGTCGCGATTAACTGTGGCGCTGTAACGAAAAGTTTGTTGGAAAGCGAGCTATTCGGATATGAGGCGGGAGCTTTTACAGGAGCCAGACAATCAGGACAGCCTGGAAAATTCGAATTGGCGCATGGCGGAACATTATTTCTGGATGAAATTGCGGAGATGCCACCAGAGATGCAAGTAGCACTACTGCGGGTGTTACAGAACTTCACTATTACCCGAATCGGCGGTTCGAAATCCGTTCAATTAGATGTGAGAATTATTGCCGCAACACATACCGATTTATGGGGCAAGGTACAGGATGGCAGTTTTCGGGCTGATCTTTTTTACCGCTTGCAGGGGATACATATTATGTTGCCTCCACTTCGCGAACGTGAAGATCGCCTGCAAATCGCCCGTTTTTTGCTGCGGAACGTACAAGAGGAATTGCAGAAAGAATCTCTTTCTCTCTCTTTGGCAACTGAACAATTAATCAAGACATATGTATGGCCAGGAAATATACGGCAGATGTTTGCCGCATTACGCGAAGCGGCCTTTCTAGCAGATAGTGATGTTATTGAACCTGCTCATTTCCCGTCCTATATCCTTTCTGAGTATGCAGCTTACTACAATACAACTGACGGTCTACTCAAGCAATCAGAAAATCATATCATTATGGAAGCCTTGAAAAAAACTGAGGGAAACATTTCACAAGCTGCCCTAGCTCTTGGTATCGGGCGCAGTACCTTGTATCGCAAGTTGAAAAAGCTAGCTATCTCGGATGACTTCACATAG
- a CDS encoding aldehyde dehydrogenase family protein — translation MEKTTAVLLDSRVEAFLQGGPKKLFIGGEFVESLSGRTFETVNPATGEAIITVYEADKEDVDRAVEAADRAYRDAWSKVTPSERGKMLWKLADLIEEHAEALAQLETLDNGKPIQETRHADIPLAIDHFRYYAGWATKIHGEVIDNSAGTSLFTYTRREPVGIVGQIIPWNFPLLMATWKLGAALATGNVVILKSAEQTPLSAIYLAELIQEAGFPEGVVNIITGYGPTAGAAIVQHSRIRKVAFTGSTEVGKTIMQQASGNLKRVSLELGGKSPNIIFPDADFSKAIPGALMGIFFNQGQVCCAGSRLFVHKKVFDNVLSDMTSYAAQLKQGPGLDESTQIGPLVSNEQFTRVSDYLQKGMEEGANPLTGGKPVEGNGYFIPPTIFAGVEDYMSIAREEIFGPVVAAMPFDDEEQIADIIRRANDSEYGLAAGVWTTDVRKAHKVAHALEAGTVWVNCYNALDAAVPFGGYKQSGFGREMGSYALELYTQVKSIWVNLD, via the coding sequence GTGGAAAAAACGACTGCTGTTTTACTTGATTCGCGCGTAGAAGCTTTTTTGCAGGGCGGTCCTAAAAAGTTATTTATCGGCGGAGAATTCGTCGAATCGCTCTCCGGCAGAACATTTGAGACTGTGAATCCGGCTACAGGGGAAGCGATTATTACTGTATATGAAGCGGACAAAGAAGATGTAGATAGGGCAGTCGAGGCAGCGGACCGTGCATATAGAGATGCATGGTCAAAAGTAACGCCAAGTGAACGAGGCAAGATGCTCTGGAAACTCGCTGACTTAATAGAGGAACATGCAGAAGCACTGGCTCAACTTGAAACACTGGATAACGGTAAACCGATTCAAGAGACGCGTCATGCTGATATTCCACTTGCAATTGATCACTTTCGCTATTATGCCGGATGGGCGACGAAGATTCATGGGGAAGTAATCGATAACTCGGCAGGTACGAGCCTGTTTACGTATACGCGCCGCGAGCCGGTCGGAATCGTCGGTCAAATTATCCCTTGGAACTTCCCGTTATTAATGGCGACATGGAAGCTGGGTGCTGCTCTTGCAACGGGGAACGTCGTCATTTTAAAAAGTGCGGAACAGACGCCGCTCTCGGCGATTTATCTGGCGGAATTGATTCAGGAAGCGGGCTTCCCGGAAGGTGTTGTCAATATTATTACAGGCTATGGACCGACAGCCGGTGCTGCGATCGTCCAGCATTCGCGCATTCGTAAAGTCGCATTTACAGGATCAACCGAAGTAGGGAAGACCATTATGCAGCAGGCGTCAGGTAATTTGAAGCGTGTGTCGCTTGAGCTAGGCGGAAAATCGCCGAACATTATTTTTCCGGATGCGGATTTCTCAAAAGCGATTCCAGGTGCATTGATGGGAATTTTCTTTAACCAGGGACAGGTATGCTGCGCAGGTTCGCGCTTGTTCGTGCATAAAAAAGTGTTTGATAATGTGCTGTCAGATATGACAAGCTATGCTGCTCAGCTAAAACAAGGCCCCGGCCTGGATGAATCCACCCAGATTGGACCGCTTGTATCGAATGAGCAGTTTACACGAGTGTCCGATTATTTGCAAAAAGGGATGGAAGAGGGGGCCAATCCTCTTACTGGAGGCAAGCCTGTAGAAGGTAACGGGTACTTTATCCCTCCGACTATTTTTGCCGGTGTTGAGGATTATATGTCCATTGCCAGAGAAGAGATTTTCGGTCCGGTTGTCGCCGCGATGCCATTCGACGATGAGGAGCAGATCGCAGATATTATCCGACGTGCCAATGATAGTGAGTACGGACTTGCTGCGGGAGTATGGACGACGGATGTACGGAAAGCGCATAAGGTTGCGCATGCGTTGGAAGCGGGTACGGTGTGGGTGAACTGCTATAACGCACTGGATGCGGCCGTACCATTTGGCGGGTATAAGCAGTCCGGCTTTGGTCGCGAGATGGGCTCGTATGCACTTGAGTTATACACGCAGGTGAAATCCATCTGGGTGAACCTTGATTAA
- a CDS encoding zinc-dependent alcohol dehydrogenase family protein, whose protein sequence is MRAAQILEHRKPLSIGAVPDPTPGLHDVIVRIEACGVCRSDWHAWMGDWEWIGLSPQLPIIPGHEFGGVVEAVGKEVKNFRPGDRVTAPFHEGCSHCSNCLGGHSNRCDNLQIFGFSYDGAYAEYVKVPQADFNLVRLPDEVDTITAAAIGCRYMTGYHGVMRSNVKPGNWLVVYGAGGVGLSAVQVGNAVGAQVIAIDVDDAKLEKAKEEGATTVVNARRENVVEAIKEVTQGGAHASIEALGIRETILNSVLSLRKGGRHVQIGLTTKDEGGLVGLPVDAITAMELEIVGSLGNPRSEYDGLLSLIARGKLNPKSLVSREVALDDVSVILDDMTNYKTFGFNVITQFS, encoded by the coding sequence ATGAGAGCTGCACAAATTCTTGAACATAGAAAACCGTTGAGTATAGGTGCGGTACCGGACCCGACCCCGGGGTTGCATGACGTTATTGTTCGAATCGAAGCATGCGGTGTATGCCGGAGTGATTGGCACGCCTGGATGGGAGACTGGGAGTGGATTGGCTTAAGCCCACAGCTTCCGATTATTCCAGGTCATGAATTTGGCGGGGTGGTCGAAGCGGTAGGAAAGGAAGTGAAAAACTTCCGTCCGGGCGACCGGGTTACCGCTCCCTTTCACGAAGGGTGCTCGCACTGCTCGAATTGCTTGGGTGGACATTCGAATCGGTGCGACAATTTACAGATTTTTGGCTTCAGCTACGATGGAGCGTATGCAGAGTATGTAAAAGTACCTCAGGCAGATTTTAATCTTGTCCGGCTGCCTGACGAAGTGGATACGATAACGGCAGCGGCAATCGGATGCCGCTATATGACCGGCTATCATGGAGTAATGCGTAGCAATGTAAAGCCGGGCAACTGGCTTGTTGTGTATGGAGCTGGAGGGGTAGGACTGTCTGCTGTGCAGGTAGGCAATGCGGTTGGCGCCCAGGTAATCGCAATTGATGTGGATGACGCCAAGCTGGAAAAAGCGAAGGAGGAAGGCGCTACTACCGTTGTTAATGCTCGCCGGGAGAATGTCGTTGAAGCGATAAAAGAGGTAACCCAAGGAGGAGCACACGCATCGATTGAAGCGCTTGGCATTCGAGAGACGATTCTTAATTCCGTCTTGTCGCTTCGTAAGGGGGGAAGACACGTGCAAATCGGCTTGACGACAAAAGATGAAGGCGGTCTGGTTGGTCTCCCGGTTGATGCGATTACCGCAATGGAATTAGAAATTGTGGGAAGTCTGGGCAATCCACGTTCCGAGTATGATGGCCTGCTATCGCTTATCGCTCGCGGTAAACTTAATCCGAAATCGCTTGTGTCGCGAGAAGTTGCTCTTGACGATGTATCGGTTATTCTCGATGACATGACGAATTACAAGACGTTTGGTTTTAATGTAATTACACAGTTTAGCTAA
- a CDS encoding methionine aminopeptidase yields the protein MDEVGFFNAISEWKTARHEKKIADMRAQGKCPDCRGRGFNPVMLPEFYYMNNYDCPGCNGSGLFSDWAEGNERYT from the coding sequence GTGGATGAAGTGGGCTTCTTTAATGCAATATCTGAATGGAAGACAGCAAGGCATGAGAAAAAAATAGCGGACATGCGGGCGCAGGGTAAATGTCCAGACTGCCGTGGAAGAGGGTTTAACCCGGTCATGCTGCCCGAATTTTATTATATGAACAACTACGATTGCCCAGGCTGCAACGGCAGCGGATTATTTTCAGACTGGGCTGAAGGCAACGAACGATACACTTGA
- a CDS encoding MarR family winged helix-turn-helix transcriptional regulator: protein MKLDDSLGFILNNAGRRVGQLLSIRFESYGITREQWIVLNRLAERDAITQKTLARRVEKDQTNVTRIVDQLERKGLVERRPNVEDRRSFLVCITDEGRAVNDKLIPIEAEVIANVLENISEEKITEFREVLRQITKNANTHIKEMER, encoded by the coding sequence TTGAAGCTTGATGATTCCTTAGGATTTATTTTAAATAATGCAGGACGGAGAGTAGGTCAGCTTTTATCTATCCGTTTTGAATCATATGGCATTACAAGAGAGCAGTGGATCGTATTAAACAGGCTAGCCGAACGAGATGCTATAACCCAGAAGACTCTAGCAAGGCGGGTAGAAAAAGACCAAACGAACGTAACGAGAATTGTTGATCAGCTAGAACGGAAGGGGTTAGTTGAGAGAAGACCGAACGTGGAAGATAGAAGATCTTTTTTAGTATGCATAACGGATGAAGGACGGGCAGTAAACGATAAGCTAATCCCAATTGAAGCCGAAGTAATTGCGAACGTTTTAGAGAACATATCCGAAGAAAAAATAACGGAATTCAGAGAGGTACTTAGACAAATAACAAAAAATGCAAACACGCACATCAAGGAAATGGAGAGATAA
- a CDS encoding MFS transporter, translating to MKNDRLWNRDFIAVCISSFFLFMTFYSLAVTLPVYVKDTLQGSTQQIGLVMTYFIIAAVIFRPLAGKWIDELNRRKVIFISLALFMICSFVYVGINSLSALFVLRFLHGVGFGIATTATGAVVIDIIPDQRKGEGIGYFSLFMSLAMVIGPFVGLTIMTHYSIYVLFVVCIVFAVLSFVIGMSARIPERAPREKAKQSWHWKSLIEPKSIPISLSGSVLAFSYGALTTFISIYARELGIEQAASYFFVVFAAMIVLSRPFTGKLFDRMGEHILVYPGIILFTIGMLGLSQSHTTFIFLLMGALIGLGYGALLPSFQTIAIKAAPSHRRGLATATYFVFFDSGYGIGSYVLGIIAEKTNYHTMYFVAGIVVACTTLLYYGLHHRKMRTVAKKVYS from the coding sequence TTGAAAAACGATAGATTATGGAACCGGGATTTTATTGCTGTTTGTATCAGCAGCTTTTTTTTATTTATGACATTTTATTCGTTGGCTGTTACGCTTCCCGTATATGTCAAGGATACGCTTCAGGGAAGCACCCAGCAAATCGGGCTTGTGATGACGTATTTTATCATTGCGGCTGTCATTTTTCGCCCTCTGGCCGGAAAATGGATCGATGAGCTGAATCGGAGAAAAGTTATATTTATATCACTTGCTTTATTTATGATCTGTAGCTTTGTGTATGTAGGAATAAATAGCCTATCTGCTTTATTTGTCCTGCGTTTTCTGCATGGTGTCGGATTCGGAATCGCCACGACGGCAACTGGTGCAGTTGTTATTGATATTATACCGGACCAGCGAAAAGGGGAAGGGATCGGCTACTTTAGCTTGTTTATGAGTCTGGCGATGGTCATCGGACCTTTTGTGGGACTTACAATTATGACGCATTATAGCATTTACGTACTGTTTGTCGTATGTATTGTTTTTGCCGTGTTATCCTTTGTAATCGGGATGAGTGCTCGCATTCCCGAGCGTGCTCCGCGAGAGAAAGCGAAACAGTCCTGGCATTGGAAAAGTCTTATTGAACCAAAGTCGATTCCCATTTCTTTATCGGGAAGCGTTCTGGCGTTTTCTTACGGAGCCCTTACAACATTCATTTCCATTTATGCGAGAGAACTCGGTATCGAACAGGCTGCCAGCTATTTCTTTGTCGTATTTGCTGCAATGATTGTATTATCGCGTCCTTTCACAGGGAAGCTGTTCGATCGGATGGGGGAACACATTCTTGTCTATCCGGGTATTATATTGTTTACGATAGGCATGCTTGGATTAAGCCAATCACACACTACTTTCATATTTTTATTGATGGGAGCACTAATCGGGCTCGGATACGGAGCCCTTCTGCCAAGCTTTCAAACGATCGCTATTAAAGCTGCACCAAGCCATCGGAGAGGGCTTGCGACTGCTACCTATTTTGTATTCTTTGATTCAGGGTACGGAATTGGCTCATACGTTCTTGGTATTATCGCAGAAAAAACGAACTACCATACGATGTATTTCGTTGCCGGTATTGTCGTTGCCTGTACCACATTGCTGTATTATGGGCTTCATCATCGGAAAATGAGAACAGTAGCTAAGAAGGTGTATTCCTAA